A part of Kineosporia sp. NBRC 101731 genomic DNA contains:
- a CDS encoding MFS transporter gives MTSVVDTDGSLIGDVAGALRTSGTSRTGLGAAPAGGTPISALVNTPSITRPAPLIVDPRSWRGRLLVPVLAYVGLLLALVSSLGAPLIPTIATDYGISLSTAQWSLTITLLVGAVSAPVIGRLGDGPRRLPVLLVALGLLIAGLVLAALPFTVFALLVAGRALQGLGLALLPLAMGVARDHLAPEQARPALATLSVTAVVGLGLGYPFTGVIAEHLGFHAAFWVAAGLALLALVLCAVVVPPSRHRHSSPFDLPGLVLMAVWLVCVLLAISQGEDWGWGSSRIWGLLAVAVVVLAIWVRHELRVSHPLVDLRLVRHRAVLTADVTAVLAGMGLYMLLSMVIRYVQTPASTGYGLAASVVVGGLVLLPMSAASFLASRFVPGLASRTGSSRMLAIGAVFFALALVMFATLRSDLWQIFVVMGITGLGTGCLFAVMPRMIVSAVPGEETGAALALNQVLRTIGYSLGSAVGATILAAHTHAPDVLPRNSGYSVGAWAAVGLCLVAALAALILPSRSVIDLDQEQELLVEEATDAAVANVIGFEPEDVPETTGSARR, from the coding sequence ATGACATCGGTTGTTGACACGGATGGGAGCCTGATCGGCGATGTCGCCGGGGCGCTTCGGACATCCGGCACTTCCCGCACCGGGCTCGGCGCGGCACCCGCAGGAGGCACTCCCATCAGCGCACTCGTCAACACGCCATCGATCACCCGGCCCGCTCCCCTGATCGTCGATCCCCGGTCCTGGCGGGGGCGGCTGCTCGTGCCGGTCCTGGCCTACGTCGGCCTGCTGCTGGCCCTGGTCAGCAGCCTCGGGGCCCCGCTGATCCCGACCATCGCCACCGACTACGGCATCTCGCTGAGCACGGCGCAGTGGTCACTGACGATCACCCTGCTCGTGGGAGCCGTCAGCGCCCCCGTGATCGGCCGGCTCGGTGACGGCCCCCGCCGGCTCCCGGTGCTGCTCGTCGCGCTGGGCCTGCTGATCGCCGGACTCGTGCTCGCGGCCCTACCCTTCACGGTGTTCGCCCTCCTGGTGGCCGGGCGGGCCCTGCAGGGCCTCGGCCTGGCCCTGCTGCCGCTGGCGATGGGCGTGGCCCGTGACCACCTGGCTCCCGAGCAGGCCCGGCCCGCCCTGGCCACGCTGTCCGTCACCGCCGTCGTCGGGCTCGGGCTCGGCTACCCCTTCACCGGCGTCATCGCCGAGCACCTCGGGTTCCACGCGGCCTTCTGGGTGGCGGCCGGACTCGCCCTGCTCGCGCTGGTGCTGTGCGCCGTGGTGGTGCCGCCGAGCCGGCACCGGCACTCATCGCCGTTCGACCTTCCCGGCCTGGTGCTGATGGCCGTCTGGCTGGTCTGCGTGCTCCTGGCGATCAGCCAGGGTGAGGACTGGGGCTGGGGCTCATCGCGGATCTGGGGTCTGCTGGCCGTCGCCGTCGTGGTGCTGGCCATCTGGGTCCGGCACGAACTGCGCGTCTCCCACCCGCTGGTCGACCTGCGGCTGGTGCGTCACCGCGCGGTGCTGACCGCAGACGTCACCGCGGTGCTCGCCGGGATGGGCCTCTACATGCTGCTGTCGATGGTGATCCGCTACGTGCAGACCCCGGCGTCCACCGGCTACGGGCTCGCCGCCTCGGTGGTGGTCGGTGGGCTGGTGCTGCTGCCGATGTCCGCCGCCAGCTTCCTGGCCAGCCGGTTCGTGCCGGGCCTGGCCTCCCGCACCGGTTCCTCCCGGATGCTCGCGATCGGCGCCGTCTTCTTCGCCCTGGCCCTGGTCATGTTCGCCACCCTCCGCAGCGATCTCTGGCAGATCTTCGTGGTCATGGGCATCACCGGCCTGGGCACCGGCTGCCTGTTCGCCGTGATGCCCCGGATGATCGTCAGCGCCGTGCCCGGTGAGGAGACCGGCGCCGCCCTGGCCCTGAACCAGGTGCTGCGGACCATCGGTTACTCGCTCGGCAGCGCTGTGGGCGCCACCATCCTGGCTGCGCACACCCACGCTCCCGATGTGCTGCCGCGCAACAGTGGCTACTCCGTGGGCGCCTGGGCCGCGGTCGGACTGTGCCTGGTCGCGGCACTGGCGGCCCTGATCCTGCCCAGCCGCTCCGTGATCGACCTCGACCAGGAACAGGAACTCCTC
- a CDS encoding glycosyltransferase — protein sequence MGFVSSYPPTVCGLATFTSSLRRELVAAGGARGSVIQAVDAPSAPAGDEVIGSLVAGEPGSGLRAAAQLNQGDIAIVQHEYGIYGGIDGDEILPLLAALTVPSIVVLHTVLSEPTPGQRAVLEMVAGLAGAVVTMGTTARDRLATGYAVDMAKVSVIPHGAPVVKAAPVRPRADATTRPTVLTWGLLGPGKGIEWGVEAMALLRDLSPAPRYLVAGRTHPKVLAYEGDVYRQRLIERTRQLGLDDAVTFDSRYLTTTELNAMVAAADIVLLPYDSTDQVTSGVLSEAVAASKPVVATRFPHAVELLSGGAGLLVPHRDPTATATALRTLLTRRDIAEDMSRAAVTTTPGVLWPAVAQRYLALADQLVRARVGA from the coding sequence ATGGGCTTCGTGAGTTCTTACCCACCCACCGTGTGTGGGCTGGCCACCTTCACCTCTTCCCTGCGCCGCGAGCTGGTCGCGGCCGGGGGTGCTCGCGGCAGCGTGATCCAGGCCGTCGACGCCCCCTCCGCCCCCGCCGGCGACGAGGTGATCGGCAGTCTCGTGGCCGGTGAGCCGGGCAGCGGCCTCCGGGCGGCCGCGCAGCTCAACCAGGGTGACATCGCGATCGTGCAGCACGAGTACGGCATCTACGGCGGCATCGACGGCGACGAGATCCTGCCGCTGCTGGCCGCGCTGACCGTGCCGTCGATCGTCGTGCTGCACACCGTGCTGAGCGAACCCACGCCCGGTCAGCGGGCCGTGCTGGAGATGGTGGCCGGCCTGGCCGGGGCCGTCGTGACGATGGGGACCACCGCCCGCGACCGGCTCGCCACCGGGTACGCCGTCGACATGGCCAAGGTCAGCGTGATCCCGCACGGCGCCCCGGTGGTGAAAGCGGCGCCCGTGCGCCCCCGCGCCGACGCCACCACCCGTCCGACCGTGCTCACCTGGGGCCTGCTCGGCCCGGGCAAGGGCATCGAGTGGGGCGTCGAGGCGATGGCGTTGCTGAGAGATCTCAGCCCCGCGCCGCGGTACCTGGTCGCCGGTCGTACCCACCCGAAAGTGCTGGCGTACGAAGGTGATGTGTACCGGCAGCGGCTGATCGAGAGAACCCGGCAGCTGGGTCTGGACGACGCCGTGACCTTCGACAGCCGCTACCTCACCACCACCGAACTGAACGCCATGGTGGCCGCCGCGGACATCGTCCTCCTGCCCTACGACTCCACCGACCAGGTGACCTCCGGCGTGCTCAGCGAAGCCGTCGCCGCGTCCAAACCCGTGGTGGCGACCAGATTCCCGCACGCCGTGGAACTGCTCTCGGGCGGCGCCGGCCTGCTCGTGCCGCACCGCGACCCGACCGCCACGGCGACGGCCCTGCGCACCCTGCTGACCCGCCGCGACATCGCCGAGGACATGAGCCGCGCCGCGGTCACCACCACGCCCGGCGTGCTCTGGCCCGCGGTGGCCCAGCGCTACCTGGCCCTCGCCGACCAGTTGGTACGAGCCCGGGTGGGCGCATGA
- a CDS encoding glycoside hydrolase family 130 protein, whose protein sequence is MTLSHPVAAMVLPDPARVIAQLFVPGEELSHGTSRRGAVVARVLALPEDEVERLVDELLRDFRGRHRGYHDLLLAHAALVSPHVLGEARMSVSRTLLMGATFTNEYALEGAALCNPSAVPHPDQSGLKDGQLRLAISLRAIGEGHLSSIGFCTAVAGPGPEWSFEPRPLPVVPGTSSPARWHREHLRAVLADRGQIDGLAHSVLVSLPELFTEADLELALAGAHHDRLGHIGGRPTTELLRHLVTSAYQVTFPDDIDLGQQVLCPVSEEESHGLEDARFVRFTGDDGSVGYRATYTAYDGRQIAPRLLISPDLRTFHAHRLAGPAARNKGMALFPRQVGGEHLALCRSDGESTSLTRSADGFVWQEPTALHTPTLPWEVLQVGNCGSPIETDRGWLVLTHGVGPMRVYTIGALLLDLDDPRRVLAHLEEPFLRAAPAEREGYVPNVVYSCGGVVHDGRLWLPYGIGDARIGVAWADVEELLDAMTTH, encoded by the coding sequence GTGACGCTCTCGCACCCTGTGGCGGCGATGGTCCTGCCCGACCCGGCCCGGGTGATCGCCCAGCTCTTCGTGCCCGGTGAGGAACTCTCCCACGGCACCTCCCGGCGGGGCGCCGTGGTCGCCCGGGTGCTCGCCCTGCCCGAGGACGAGGTGGAGCGCCTGGTGGACGAGCTGCTCCGGGACTTCCGCGGACGGCACCGCGGGTACCACGACCTCCTGCTCGCCCACGCCGCGCTGGTCAGCCCGCACGTGCTGGGCGAGGCCCGGATGTCGGTCAGCCGGACCCTGCTGATGGGCGCCACCTTCACGAACGAGTACGCGCTGGAGGGAGCGGCGCTGTGCAACCCGAGCGCGGTCCCGCACCCCGACCAGAGCGGCCTGAAGGACGGGCAGTTACGGCTGGCGATCAGCCTGCGTGCCATCGGCGAGGGGCACCTCTCGTCCATCGGCTTCTGCACCGCCGTGGCCGGGCCCGGACCGGAGTGGTCGTTCGAGCCACGGCCGCTACCGGTGGTTCCCGGCACGAGTTCGCCGGCCCGCTGGCACCGTGAGCATCTGCGGGCGGTGCTGGCCGACCGGGGGCAGATCGACGGACTCGCCCACAGCGTGCTGGTCAGCCTGCCGGAGCTGTTCACCGAGGCGGACCTGGAGCTCGCCCTGGCCGGTGCGCACCACGACCGGCTCGGGCACATCGGCGGCCGGCCCACCACCGAACTGCTGCGTCATCTGGTCACCTCCGCCTACCAGGTGACCTTCCCCGACGACATCGACCTCGGTCAGCAGGTGCTCTGCCCGGTCTCCGAGGAGGAGAGCCACGGGCTTGAGGACGCCCGTTTCGTGCGGTTCACGGGGGACGACGGATCGGTCGGGTACCGGGCGACCTACACCGCCTACGACGGGCGGCAGATCGCCCCGCGCCTATTGATCAGCCCGGACCTGCGCACCTTCCACGCCCACCGGCTCGCCGGCCCGGCCGCGCGGAACAAGGGCATGGCGCTCTTCCCGCGCCAGGTGGGCGGCGAGCACCTGGCGCTGTGCCGCTCGGACGGGGAGAGCACCAGCCTGACCCGCTCGGCCGACGGATTCGTCTGGCAGGAGCCCACTGCGTTGCACACTCCCACCCTGCCGTGGGAGGTGCTCCAGGTGGGCAACTGCGGGTCGCCGATCGAGACCGACCGGGGCTGGCTCGTGCTGACCCACGGGGTCGGGCCGATGCGGGTCTACACGATCGGGGCGCTCCTGCTGGACCTCGACGATCCCCGGCGGGTGCTCGCGCACCTGGAAGAGCCCTTCCTGCGGGCGGCCCCGGCCGAACGGGAGGGGTACGTGCCGAACGTCGTGTACTCCTGCGGGGGAGTCGTGCACGACGGACGTCTGTGGCTTCCGTACGGGATCGGGGACGCGCGGATCGGGGTGGCGTGGGCCGACGTCGAGGAGCTGCTCGACGCCATGACGACGCACTGA